A region from the Rufibacter sp. DG15C genome encodes:
- a CDS encoding serine hydrolase domain-containing protein — protein MKNLSRFPQAFARLAGAFTFAILLNHQPAQAQTDSVDVFLQEIMQQRAIPGMQVAVVQKGRIIKLGAYGVANLEYKVPVTNQTTFSLNSITKSFTGVALMQLVEEGKLALDAPAAQYLDNLPLAWQKVTVKQLASHTAGLPNVIDPATGEWTFQTLGDAGWAQALTQPNEFAAGQKFSYNQTGYVLLGQIIEKLTGKPFAEIVTERQLKTAGLQKTGFGDFSDVVPGLAKPYVVRNRKHMNVAEHFPTVTRTAAGMYSTAQEVAQWTIALQQGKLLENTNSLKALWAPTPLTDGQLGGFSRLLNGYGIGWPTMTRAEHPAVGGIGGGRSAFFIYPQDDVTIVVLTNRMGCAPESFIDELASFYVPSMKPSTGFGLPAEVLVLHKAFTKKGFQNAEKIVQDLKRRDKNYQVAENDLNDWGYLLWKQGKLPQALAVFKLNVALYPNSGNAYDSYAEALLENGQKDLAIQNYKRAVALNPKNNGAIKQLQALEGK, from the coding sequence ATGAAAAACCTATCAAGATTTCCCCAGGCCTTCGCTCGGCTTGCCGGCGCGTTTACTTTTGCCATTTTACTGAACCATCAACCAGCGCAGGCTCAAACAGACAGCGTTGATGTGTTCTTGCAAGAGATAATGCAACAGCGGGCCATCCCGGGCATGCAAGTGGCCGTGGTACAGAAAGGGCGCATCATTAAACTGGGCGCCTACGGAGTGGCTAACTTGGAATACAAGGTTCCGGTGACCAACCAAACCACCTTTTCCTTGAACTCCATTACCAAGTCCTTCACAGGTGTGGCGCTTATGCAGTTGGTTGAGGAAGGCAAGCTGGCGTTAGACGCACCCGCCGCACAGTACCTGGACAACCTGCCGCTAGCCTGGCAAAAGGTTACCGTCAAGCAACTGGCGTCTCATACCGCGGGTTTGCCCAACGTGATTGACCCTGCCACCGGCGAGTGGACGTTCCAAACCCTAGGCGATGCCGGGTGGGCCCAAGCGCTCACCCAGCCAAATGAGTTTGCCGCCGGTCAGAAGTTCAGTTATAACCAAACCGGCTACGTGCTTTTAGGGCAGATCATTGAAAAACTGACAGGTAAACCCTTCGCAGAAATTGTAACAGAGCGCCAGTTGAAAACCGCAGGCCTGCAGAAAACCGGTTTCGGGGATTTTAGCGACGTGGTGCCTGGGCTGGCCAAGCCCTACGTCGTGCGCAACAGAAAGCACATGAACGTGGCAGAGCACTTCCCAACGGTGACCAGAACCGCAGCCGGTATGTACAGCACCGCTCAGGAAGTAGCCCAATGGACCATTGCCCTGCAACAAGGCAAACTCCTTGAAAACACCAACAGCCTCAAAGCCCTTTGGGCGCCTACACCCTTGACTGACGGGCAGCTAGGAGGGTTTTCAAGGTTGTTAAACGGCTACGGCATAGGTTGGCCCACCATGACCAGAGCCGAACACCCAGCCGTGGGCGGGATTGGCGGCGGACGGTCGGCGTTTTTCATCTACCCCCAGGATGACGTGACCATCGTGGTCTTGACCAACCGCATGGGCTGCGCCCCCGAAAGCTTTATAGACGAGCTAGCCAGTTTCTACGTGCCCTCCATGAAACCATCCACCGGGTTTGGCCTTCCGGCCGAAGTGCTGGTGTTGCACAAGGCCTTCACCAAAAAAGGCTTTCAGAACGCAGAGAAAATAGTGCAGGACCTCAAACGGAGGGATAAAAACTACCAGGTAGCGGAGAATGATCTAAACGATTGGGGCTATTTACTCTGGAAGCAAGGAAAGCTGCCCCAGGCGCTGGCCGTATTCAAACTAAACGTGGCACTCTACCCCAACAGCGGCAACGCCTATGACAGCTACGCCGAAGCTCTGCTAGAGAACGGTCAAAAGGATTTAGCCATCCAAAACTACAAACGCGCCGTAGCCTTAAACCCGAAGAACAATGGGGCCATTAAACAACTACAAGCCTTAGAAGGCAAATAG
- a CDS encoding M48 family metallopeptidase, whose protein sequence is MTRLLLRMFMACLLLGTGWVASAQSGQDELEAYIQKLKASKATGGNETAFMSIGSDFMYAQEYYEAKNYSSAAYSFRAIVQRQQDHPYANYQLAVSLLKQNDPEKAKEAEAYLERAFALSPGLKARFAREMPQSSSTVSTTPNPKTPVKPSNPIGTNPSAQGLAAYIAKIKHSYAISGPETQMLSAGQEAHGGIQYYEAGEFASAETSFFLSLARDAQNPYVNYLMAVSLAAQGKTTAAQSYYQKAIAGDAALQNQYTTDVASAKALWDKKQQAKIIKPAPAPKVTYGGPLTYGKYTCHQSIWNGPNASPAYRFDYKGYFELRKDGTYRWLDNGGTGRYSYNVKTGAITWLSGPMKGQAPKSSKFQKGTTVAQVTVEFSENYRWECGCKK, encoded by the coding sequence ATGACTAGATTACTGTTGCGTATGTTTATGGCGTGCCTGTTGCTTGGTACGGGCTGGGTAGCGTCTGCCCAAAGCGGGCAGGATGAGTTGGAGGCTTACATCCAAAAGCTGAAGGCATCCAAAGCCACGGGCGGAAATGAGACGGCGTTCATGTCCATCGGGTCAGATTTCATGTATGCGCAGGAGTATTATGAGGCGAAGAACTACTCCTCGGCGGCGTATAGTTTCAGGGCCATAGTGCAACGGCAGCAAGACCATCCCTATGCTAATTATCAACTAGCGGTCTCACTCCTTAAGCAAAACGACCCAGAGAAAGCCAAAGAAGCCGAAGCATATCTAGAGCGTGCCTTTGCATTGAGTCCTGGGTTAAAAGCCCGATTCGCCAGAGAAATGCCGCAAAGCAGTTCTACCGTATCCACCACACCCAATCCTAAAACGCCAGTCAAACCTAGTAACCCCATAGGTACAAATCCTTCGGCACAAGGATTGGCCGCCTATATTGCCAAGATCAAACATTCCTACGCCATCAGCGGCCCCGAGACGCAGATGTTGAGTGCCGGCCAGGAGGCCCATGGCGGTATCCAGTATTATGAGGCCGGCGAATTTGCGAGTGCTGAAACCAGCTTCTTCCTATCCTTGGCCAGAGACGCCCAGAATCCCTATGTGAACTACTTGATGGCGGTGTCTTTGGCAGCGCAGGGCAAAACTACAGCCGCCCAGTCCTATTACCAGAAAGCCATTGCCGGCGACGCCGCTCTGCAAAACCAATACACAACAGACGTGGCCTCGGCCAAAGCCCTATGGGACAAAAAGCAACAAGCCAAGATAATTAAGCCTGCACCTGCTCCTAAGGTGACGTATGGCGGCCCGCTGACCTATGGAAAATACACCTGCCACCAATCTATCTGGAACGGCCCCAACGCCAGCCCCGCCTACAGGTTTGATTACAAAGGCTACTTTGAGTTAAGAAAGGACGGCACTTACCGGTGGCTAGACAATGGGGGAACCGGCAGGTATAGCTACAACGTCAAAACGGGCGCCATCACCTGGCTTTCGGGTCCCATGAAAGGACAGGCGCCCAAATCCTCTAAATTCCAGAAGGGGACCACGGTGGCGCAGGTGACGGTAGAGTTCTCTGAAAACTACAGATGGGAATGCGGATGTAAGAAGTAA
- a CDS encoding transcriptional regulator: MSVLAVNDRLDFNSLKEYLDVTDGNLASHMKALEKEEFIGVEKSFVGRKPNTTYFITKEGKKAFEDHLKALEKLIKGVG, translated from the coding sequence ATGTCGGTGCTGGCGGTCAACGACCGGCTTGACTTTAACTCCTTGAAAGAGTACCTGGATGTAACGGACGGTAACCTGGCCAGCCATATGAAGGCCTTGGAGAAGGAAGAGTTTATTGGCGTGGAGAAATCTTTTGTAGGCAGAAAACCTAACACTACCTACTTCATCACCAAAGAAGGGAAGAAAGCCTTTGAAGACCATCTTAAAGCCTTAGAGAAACTGATAAAAGGAGTAGGTTGA
- a CDS encoding potassium transporter KefB yields MTTQDNFSTQPKHSVPLAMPVIIGAIIGLLAISFFVFGVDHPNPAWGQYWQIRPLIITPLAGAMGGLFYAFMDYQSSRGFNRTLAILLSIVVFFIGLWLGIVLGLAGTMWN; encoded by the coding sequence ATGACAACGCAAGACAATTTCTCAACCCAGCCCAAGCATTCAGTTCCCTTGGCCATGCCAGTCATCATTGGAGCCATCATTGGCCTGCTGGCAATTTCCTTCTTCGTGTTTGGGGTAGACCATCCAAACCCAGCGTGGGGTCAATATTGGCAAATCAGACCTTTGATCATTACGCCTCTGGCTGGCGCAATGGGTGGTTTGTTTTACGCCTTCATGGACTACCAAAGCTCGCGAGGCTTTAACAGAACCCTGGCCATATTGCTCAGCATTGTGGTGTTCTTCATTGGCCTTTGGTTAGGCATTGTGCTGGGCTTGGCTGGCACCATGTGGAATTAA
- a CDS encoding serine hydrolase, with product MKLLKKHLHTPYSFQGKSFLQHFILLALLVVAILFASPAHAQDKTAEVDKIFNWANQETPGCACAVSQNGKVVVSRAYGSADLERNAPITPNTIFDIGSVRKQFIAAAVLLLVDEKSLSLTEDIHTYIPELPDYGQKITLNHLLTHTSGLRDWTGLLPLANGKPEALTLILRQKGLNFAPGEEWSYSNSGYVLLTEIVARKSGMPIAEFLRKRLFEPLGLKSTSYVVDMTAVIKNRAMAYEKQKDGYKLDMYWGNDRGGGAILSTANDLVLWNDALKNNRLGAFVSEKLQEPAKLNNGRQLGYARGLFLESFRGVKEVWHSGGAAGYHSWLGSFPEQNISIAVVCNSDAKPATGLAERLADLFVSYKTPQDPLAGPPPALTGDTLLEAKGKAGLFIHEQTGETMRLALDRDRLRVAGGPGLVPLSKNRFKRHGAFVQYMSQDQFELNFLSPDQFELKTMEGKTAKYKRAEPYTPSPADLKALTGRYTSEEVGAFFDMAPGKDGLMGKANDAAGPGFALTPVKPDTFQLGGVLVRFMRDKTGKVVALEYSNPVVRNIRFTKLGELTSQR from the coding sequence ATGAAACTACTTAAAAAGCATTTACACACGCCCTATTCCTTTCAGGGGAAATCGTTTCTCCAACACTTCATTCTCTTGGCGCTGCTGGTGGTGGCTATACTTTTCGCTTCGCCGGCGCATGCGCAGGACAAGACCGCCGAAGTGGACAAGATCTTCAATTGGGCCAATCAAGAAACGCCCGGCTGCGCCTGCGCCGTCTCTCAGAACGGCAAAGTGGTGGTGAGCCGCGCCTACGGTTCCGCGGACCTTGAGCGCAACGCACCCATCACACCCAACACCATCTTTGACATCGGGTCCGTCCGGAAGCAGTTTATTGCGGCGGCCGTCCTGTTGCTGGTAGACGAGAAAAGCCTTTCGCTCACCGAAGACATTCACACCTACATCCCCGAACTCCCTGACTATGGTCAAAAAATCACGCTGAACCACCTGCTCACGCACACCAGCGGACTGCGCGACTGGACGGGTCTGCTGCCACTGGCCAACGGAAAGCCCGAGGCCCTCACGCTCATCCTGCGTCAAAAAGGACTCAATTTTGCGCCCGGCGAGGAATGGTCTTACTCTAACAGCGGCTATGTCCTGCTCACTGAGATTGTGGCGCGTAAAAGCGGCATGCCCATCGCGGAGTTCCTGCGCAAGCGTCTGTTTGAACCGCTTGGGCTCAAGTCCACCAGCTACGTGGTAGATATGACCGCCGTCATCAAGAACAGAGCCATGGCCTATGAGAAACAGAAAGACGGCTACAAGCTGGACATGTACTGGGGCAATGACCGGGGCGGCGGGGCCATCCTGAGCACGGCCAATGACCTGGTCCTTTGGAACGACGCCCTCAAAAACAACCGCCTGGGTGCCTTTGTGAGCGAGAAACTACAGGAACCGGCCAAGCTGAACAACGGTCGACAACTAGGCTACGCCCGAGGCCTGTTTCTGGAGAGTTTTAGAGGGGTGAAAGAGGTGTGGCATTCTGGCGGCGCGGCTGGGTATCATTCCTGGCTGGGCAGTTTTCCTGAGCAGAACATCTCCATTGCCGTGGTGTGCAACTCAGACGCAAAACCCGCCACCGGCCTGGCAGAACGCCTAGCCGATTTGTTTGTGAGCTACAAGACGCCCCAGGATCCATTGGCAGGTCCTCCGCCCGCCCTTACCGGTGACACGCTGCTGGAAGCTAAAGGCAAGGCTGGCCTGTTCATCCATGAGCAGACCGGCGAGACCATGCGTCTGGCCCTGGACCGCGACCGACTGCGCGTGGCAGGTGGCCCAGGCCTAGTGCCTTTGTCTAAAAACCGATTTAAGCGTCATGGTGCCTTTGTGCAGTACATGTCCCAGGACCAGTTTGAGTTGAACTTCTTGTCACCAGACCAGTTTGAACTGAAGACCATGGAAGGCAAAACGGCCAAATACAAACGCGCCGAGCCTTACACTCCCAGCCCAGCTGACCTGAAGGCCTTAACCGGCAGATACACCAGCGAGGAGGTAGGCGCCTTCTTTGACATGGCTCCCGGCAAGGACGGCTTAATGGGTAAAGCCAATGATGCCGCCGGCCCCGGCTTTGCCCTGACGCCGGTTAAACCTGATACGTTCCAGTTAGGCGGCGTGCTAGTACGTTTTATGCGGGACAAGACCGGCAAAGTAGTGGCCCTGGAGTATAGCAACCCGGTGGTGCGCAACATCAGGTTCACCAAGCTAGGAGAACTGACCAGCCAACGTTAA
- a CDS encoding oxygenase MpaB family protein: MQYFVDKESVVRKIWGKSDTILFIFAGASAEFALNKAVDWLYFTGKLPADPLGRLFSTVRYARMIVFSSMEDANKAIDTMAKIHSAVEQSRGATIPDWAYRDVLFMLIHYSIAAYELLEKKLTDAEKEEVYNVFYRVGTRMGVKELPPTYAAWLPVREAHLQENLQRSEYTYDLFKQYKKHLGAMRFKVLIEGQKLVVPQRVRELLDFSDFSLLTPVVPLYKVSRLMKMDWLLKNILLPADYKDQIDQLDVHPD, from the coding sequence ATGCAGTACTTTGTAGACAAGGAATCAGTGGTCCGGAAGATATGGGGCAAGAGTGACACCATCCTGTTCATTTTTGCGGGCGCCTCGGCTGAGTTTGCCCTCAATAAGGCGGTGGACTGGCTGTACTTTACCGGCAAGCTTCCGGCAGACCCGCTAGGCCGACTGTTCTCTACCGTTAGGTACGCCAGAATGATCGTGTTCTCGTCTATGGAAGACGCCAACAAAGCCATTGACACCATGGCCAAAATCCACTCGGCGGTAGAGCAAAGCAGAGGCGCTACTATCCCAGACTGGGCCTACCGCGATGTCCTCTTCATGCTCATCCATTACTCTATTGCCGCCTATGAGCTGCTGGAAAAGAAACTAACCGACGCCGAGAAGGAGGAAGTGTACAACGTCTTCTACCGGGTAGGCACCCGGATGGGCGTGAAGGAACTCCCCCCAACGTACGCCGCGTGGCTGCCGGTACGGGAGGCCCATCTGCAGGAGAACCTCCAAAGAAGCGAGTACACCTATGACCTGTTTAAGCAATACAAGAAACACTTGGGGGCTATGCGCTTTAAGGTGTTGATTGAAGGCCAGAAACTGGTAGTGCCACAACGGGTAAGGGAGCTGTTAGACTTCAGTGATTTCTCACTACTCACCCCCGTAGTGCCGTTGTACAAAGTAAGCCGGCTTATGAAAATGGACTGGCTCCTGAAAAACATCTTGCTTCCCGCTGACTACAAAGACCAGATTGACCAACTAGACGTTCACCCAGACTAA
- a CDS encoding glycoside hydrolase family 97 protein, translating to MTKLLLTTFLFLSFMGLVNAQDLSSPNGKLTMKFALQADGSPTYTLTYKGKPVIKPSKLGFELKTSAAMNASGGSDANMEQKGVNLQASLHHNFTVADTKTSSFNETWNPVWGEVKTIRNHYNELAITLNQKGTNRQMVVRFRLFDDGLGFRYEFPTQKNLAYFVIKEEKTQFAMAGDHTAFWIAGDYDTQEYDFTTSKLSEIREIMAKAVTSNLSQTPFSPTGVQTSLMMKSKDGLYINLHEAALIDYPAMHLNLDDKNLVFESWLTPDAIGDKGYMQAPRSTPWRTVMVSDDARDILASKMTYNLNEPSKIKDVSWIKPVKYVGVWWEMITGKSNWSYTDEYPSVQLGISDYTKAKPHGKHGATTANVKRYIDFAAKHGFDGVLVEGWNIGWEDWFGNSKDYVFDFVTPYPDFDVVGIREYAKSKGVKMIMHHETSSSVRNYERHMDKAYQFMKDNGYDAVKSGYVGDILPRGENHYSQWIVNHYQYAIEKAAEYKIMVNAHEAVRPTGVGRTWPNLIGNESARGTEYQAFGGSKPNHVTLLPFNRLIGGPMDYTPGIFEMDISKLNPGNTSHVNSTLANQLALYLTMYSPLQMAADLPENYERFLDAFQFIKDVAVDWDDSKYLEAEPGEYITVARKAKGTGQWFLGSVGGNNARTSNIKLDFLDKGKKYVATIYADAKDAHYKTNPQAYTIRKVDVTSKTKLSQFVAPGGGYAISFVEASGKK from the coding sequence ATGACTAAACTTCTTCTAACCACCTTCCTTTTCCTCTCCTTTATGGGCTTGGTCAATGCACAGGACCTTTCTTCTCCCAACGGAAAGCTAACCATGAAATTCGCGCTGCAGGCCGACGGCAGCCCCACCTACACCCTTACCTACAAAGGCAAGCCGGTCATCAAACCCAGCAAGCTGGGGTTTGAGCTGAAGACTAGCGCCGCTATGAACGCCTCTGGAGGCTCAGACGCCAACATGGAGCAGAAAGGCGTGAACCTGCAGGCCTCCCTGCACCACAACTTCACGGTGGCTGACACCAAGACTTCTAGCTTTAATGAGACCTGGAACCCGGTCTGGGGCGAGGTGAAGACCATCCGGAACCACTACAACGAGCTGGCAATAACACTTAACCAGAAGGGGACCAACCGCCAGATGGTGGTGCGCTTCAGGTTGTTTGACGACGGATTGGGTTTTAGGTATGAGTTCCCTACCCAGAAGAACCTGGCCTACTTTGTCATCAAGGAAGAGAAGACGCAGTTTGCCATGGCCGGTGACCACACCGCCTTCTGGATTGCCGGCGACTATGACACGCAGGAATACGACTTCACCACTTCTAAACTGTCTGAGATACGGGAGATCATGGCCAAGGCCGTGACGAGTAACTTGTCGCAGACGCCTTTTTCGCCTACCGGGGTGCAGACGTCTCTCATGATGAAGTCCAAGGACGGTCTGTACATCAACCTGCACGAAGCCGCCCTGATTGACTACCCGGCCATGCACTTAAACCTGGATGACAAGAACCTGGTGTTCGAGTCTTGGCTGACGCCGGACGCCATTGGAGACAAGGGCTACATGCAGGCCCCGCGCAGCACCCCTTGGCGCACCGTGATGGTCAGTGATGACGCCCGCGACATCCTGGCCTCCAAGATGACCTACAACCTCAATGAGCCCAGCAAGATCAAAGACGTGTCCTGGATTAAACCGGTGAAGTACGTGGGTGTCTGGTGGGAAATGATCACGGGCAAGAGCAACTGGTCTTACACGGATGAATACCCGTCGGTACAGTTGGGCATCTCTGACTACACCAAGGCCAAGCCCCACGGCAAGCACGGCGCCACCACGGCCAACGTGAAACGCTACATTGACTTCGCGGCCAAGCATGGCTTTGACGGGGTGCTGGTAGAGGGCTGGAACATTGGCTGGGAAGACTGGTTTGGCAACTCCAAGGACTATGTGTTTGACTTCGTGACGCCGTACCCAGACTTTGACGTGGTGGGCATTAGGGAGTACGCCAAGTCAAAGGGCGTGAAGATGATCATGCACCATGAAACCTCTTCCTCGGTGCGCAACTATGAGCGCCATATGGACAAGGCCTACCAGTTCATGAAGGACAATGGCTATGACGCCGTCAAGAGTGGGTACGTGGGTGATATTCTGCCGCGCGGCGAGAACCATTACAGCCAATGGATTGTGAACCACTACCAGTATGCCATTGAGAAGGCCGCCGAGTACAAGATCATGGTCAACGCCCACGAAGCCGTCCGTCCTACCGGGGTGGGCCGCACCTGGCCTAACCTAATCGGGAACGAGTCTGCCCGGGGCACCGAGTACCAAGCCTTTGGGGGATCCAAGCCCAACCATGTGACCCTGCTTCCCTTCAACCGTCTCATTGGCGGACCTATGGACTATACGCCTGGTATTTTTGAGATGGATATCAGCAAGCTCAACCCAGGCAACACCTCACATGTAAACAGCACCCTGGCCAACCAACTGGCGCTATACCTGACCATGTACAGCCCGCTGCAGATGGCGGCAGACTTGCCAGAAAACTATGAGCGATTCTTAGACGCGTTCCAGTTCATCAAGGACGTGGCCGTGGATTGGGACGACAGCAAGTACCTGGAGGCGGAGCCCGGCGAGTACATCACCGTAGCCCGCAAGGCCAAAGGCACCGGCCAGTGGTTTTTGGGCAGCGTGGGCGGCAACAACGCCCGAACCTCTAACATCAAACTGGACTTTCTGGACAAAGGCAAAAAGTACGTGGCCACCATCTACGCAGATGCCAAGGACGCCCACTACAAGACCAATCCGCAGGCCTACACCATCAGAAAAGTAGACGTAACCAGCAAGACGAAGCTGTCGCAGTTTGTGGCTCCCGGCGGCGGCTATGCCATCAGTTTCGTGGAAGCATCTGGCAAGAAATAG
- a CDS encoding PAS domain S-box protein: MNESEKRYRRLIEASRDLLVTVDLQGKILDANEASVTMTGEGRATLMGSDFFKYFTEPEQVRNMFAEVLSKGDLTNAPFTLRHVNGTLSEVLLSGSVYKDENGHLQGAVIVARETAEKKWATELLLANKELAFQHDEKEKRAEELSIANVELAFQNDEKEKRAQELGVANAELAFQNNEKEKRAQELGVANKELAFQNDEKEKRAAELVLANKELAFQNDEKIKRAAELRIANYARGLIEASRDPLVTISPEGKITDMNQATVKITGIGREQLLGSDFFAYFTDPQMAREVYQEVFAKGAVADSPLTLRHKAGKLTDVLFNGSVYKNDEGTVLGVVIVARDVTDQKRIATELNEAKIAAELAMVQAEEAQLKAELATGIAEDAVKAKQQFLSNMSHEIRTPMNAIIGFTKVVLKTELTDKQKEYLNAIKLSGDALIVLINDILDLAKVDAGKMTFEQAPFKLSASIFAMVHLFETKIQERNLELVMEYDSKIPEVLVGDPVRLHQIILNLVSNAVKFTTKGKITVGVRMLVQDAEKVILEFSVTDTGIGIEETKLTSIFDNFQQATSGTSRLYGGTGLGLAIVKNLVEPQGGTITVKSKVGEGSTFSFILSFNKTHEKPDAESRLNIELEDGFKDVKVLVVEDIALNQLLMKTLLEDFGFEMEVAANGKIAVEKLRHHHFDIVLMDLQMPEMNGFEATEYIRNELKLKVPIIALTADVTTVDVDKCMAVGMNDYISKPIDDKLLYSKIIKYLKNPEDVKKTVTTDNQDAPNQNQTCVNFDYLKRITKTDARMVEMIKLYLMEIPQLVVEMKTAIDQRNWLGLKNLTHSIIPTFSTMGIHPESEEIAKTLQSLVASVRANANDDGVDGKTMGVILSLFSKIESVCALAAHELEEELATHAHGVQKQ, translated from the coding sequence ATGAATGAAAGTGAAAAAAGATACCGTCGTTTAATTGAGGCCAGCCGAGACTTATTGGTGACGGTAGACCTGCAGGGAAAAATCCTGGATGCCAATGAGGCGTCGGTGACCATGACGGGAGAGGGGCGTGCTACCCTGATGGGCTCAGATTTTTTTAAGTATTTCACTGAGCCAGAACAGGTGCGCAACATGTTTGCCGAAGTGCTCTCAAAAGGTGACCTGACCAACGCGCCTTTTACGCTGCGTCATGTCAATGGCACCCTCTCAGAAGTGCTCCTTTCTGGATCTGTCTACAAAGATGAAAACGGCCACCTGCAAGGAGCCGTGATAGTAGCCCGCGAAACCGCTGAAAAGAAATGGGCTACGGAGTTGCTGCTAGCCAACAAGGAGCTTGCCTTTCAGCATGATGAGAAAGAGAAGCGTGCCGAAGAACTGAGCATTGCCAACGTAGAGCTCGCTTTTCAGAACGACGAGAAGGAGAAACGTGCCCAAGAATTGGGGGTGGCCAACGCTGAATTGGCGTTTCAGAACAATGAGAAGGAAAAACGAGCGCAGGAGCTGGGCGTGGCTAATAAGGAGCTGGCGTTCCAGAACGATGAGAAAGAAAAGCGTGCCGCAGAACTAGTCCTTGCCAACAAGGAACTTGCTTTCCAGAATGATGAAAAAATAAAGCGGGCCGCCGAGCTGCGCATTGCCAATTACGCCCGCGGCTTGATAGAGGCCAGCCGTGACCCCTTAGTCACCATCAGCCCCGAGGGAAAGATTACAGACATGAACCAGGCCACTGTGAAAATTACGGGCATTGGGAGAGAGCAACTTCTAGGCTCAGACTTCTTTGCCTACTTCACAGATCCGCAGATGGCGCGGGAGGTCTACCAAGAGGTGTTTGCCAAAGGCGCCGTGGCAGACTCGCCGCTCACGCTGCGGCACAAAGCCGGCAAACTCACCGATGTGCTTTTCAATGGCTCCGTCTATAAAAACGATGAAGGTACCGTGCTGGGCGTGGTGATTGTAGCCCGTGACGTAACCGACCAGAAACGCATAGCCACTGAACTCAACGAAGCCAAGATTGCCGCAGAGCTGGCCATGGTGCAGGCAGAGGAAGCTCAGTTAAAAGCAGAGCTGGCCACTGGCATTGCAGAAGACGCGGTAAAAGCCAAGCAGCAGTTTCTGAGCAACATGAGCCATGAAATCAGGACGCCCATGAATGCCATTATTGGGTTCACCAAAGTGGTCCTGAAAACAGAGCTCACCGACAAGCAGAAAGAATATTTGAATGCCATTAAGCTAAGCGGTGACGCCTTGATTGTGCTCATTAATGACATTCTGGACCTGGCCAAGGTAGACGCCGGCAAGATGACCTTTGAGCAGGCGCCCTTCAAACTCTCGGCGTCAATTTTTGCCATGGTGCATCTCTTTGAGACCAAGATCCAAGAGCGCAACCTGGAGCTGGTCATGGAATATGACTCCAAAATCCCCGAGGTGCTGGTAGGCGATCCCGTGCGTCTGCACCAAATCATCCTCAATCTGGTGAGTAACGCCGTTAAGTTTACCACCAAAGGCAAGATTACCGTGGGGGTACGCATGCTAGTACAGGATGCCGAGAAAGTGATTCTGGAATTCTCGGTGACAGACACCGGCATAGGCATTGAAGAAACCAAGCTCACTTCCATCTTTGATAACTTTCAGCAGGCCACCAGCGGCACCTCCAGATTATACGGCGGCACGGGGCTGGGGCTAGCCATTGTGAAAAACCTGGTAGAGCCGCAAGGTGGCACCATCACCGTGAAAAGCAAAGTGGGCGAAGGCTCTACTTTTAGCTTTATCCTCAGTTTCAATAAAACCCATGAAAAACCAGATGCAGAATCCAGGCTCAACATTGAGCTAGAGGATGGGTTTAAAGACGTGAAAGTGTTGGTGGTAGAAGACATCGCCTTGAACCAGCTCTTGATGAAGACCTTGTTAGAGGATTTTGGGTTTGAGATGGAGGTGGCAGCCAACGGGAAAATAGCAGTAGAGAAGCTGCGCCACCACCACTTTGACATTGTGCTCATGGACCTGCAGATGCCAGAGATGAACGGCTTTGAGGCCACAGAGTACATCAGAAATGAGTTAAAACTAAAAGTGCCCATCATTGCCCTCACCGCCGATGTGACAACCGTAGACGTGGATAAGTGCATGGCCGTGGGCATGAACGACTACATCTCCAAACCCATAGATGACAAACTGCTCTACAGTAAAATCATCAAATACCTTAAGAACCCAGAAGACGTCAAGAAGACGGTAACTACAGATAACCAAGACGCACCAAACCAGAACCAAACCTGCGTGAACTTTGACTACCTCAAGCGCATCACCAAGACAGATGCCCGCATGGTAGAAATGATCAAGCTTTATTTGATGGAGATTCCGCAGCTAGTGGTGGAGATGAAAACGGCCATTGACCAGAGAAACTGGCTGGGGCTTAAAAACCTCACGCACTCCATCATTCCCACCTTCTCTACCATGGGCATTCACCCAGAATCAGAAGAAATAGCCAAAACGCTGCAGTCGTTGGTGGCTAGTGTACGGGCCAATGCCAATGATGACGGTGTAGACGGTAAAACCATGGGTGTTATCCTGTCCTTGTTCTCCAAAATTGAATCTGTCTGCGCCCTGGCCGCGCATGAGCTAGAAGAAGAATTGGCTACGCATGCCCACGGGGTGCAGAAACAGTAA